From the genome of Candidatus Methylomirabilota bacterium, one region includes:
- a CDS encoding tartrate dehydrogenase: protein MKTYRIAVIPGDGIGKEVMPEGVRVLDAAARKFGFTLTLEHFDWNCDRLVKSGEWMPENWKELVGGHDAIYFGATGWPAQVPDHVSLWSSLIKFRREFDQYVNLRPVKLMPGIPCPLAGRKPGDIDYYVIRENTEGEYSSVGGRMFEGTEREFVTQQSCFTRKGVDRIMKFAFELAVKRVRQHVTSATKSNGISITMPYWDERFAAMSKQYPQVRTAQYHIDGLTIQMVLNPQRFDVIVASNLFGDILSDLGPATAGTIGIAPSGNINPERAFPSLFEPVHGSAPDIYGRAIANPIGQIWSGAMMLEHLGEPAAGAAIVKAIEHVLESGSDAPRTPDIGGAASTSDLGKAVADAV, encoded by the coding sequence ATGAAGACCTATCGCATCGCGGTCATCCCCGGTGACGGCATCGGCAAGGAGGTCATGCCGGAAGGCGTGCGCGTCCTCGACGCCGCCGCCCGCAAGTTCGGCTTCACCCTCACCCTCGAGCACTTCGACTGGAACTGCGACCGCCTGGTCAAGAGCGGCGAGTGGATGCCGGAGAACTGGAAGGAGCTGGTGGGCGGCCACGACGCGATCTATTTCGGGGCCACGGGCTGGCCCGCCCAGGTGCCGGACCACGTGTCCCTGTGGAGCTCGCTCATCAAGTTCCGCCGCGAGTTCGACCAGTACGTCAATCTCCGGCCCGTGAAGCTCATGCCCGGCATCCCCTGCCCGCTCGCGGGCCGCAAGCCCGGCGACATCGACTACTACGTGATCCGCGAGAACACCGAGGGCGAGTACTCCTCGGTGGGCGGCCGGATGTTCGAGGGCACGGAGCGCGAGTTCGTCACCCAGCAGTCCTGCTTCACCCGCAAGGGCGTCGATCGCATCATGAAGTTCGCCTTCGAGCTCGCAGTCAAGCGGGTCAGACAGCACGTGACGTCGGCCACCAAGTCCAATGGCATCTCCATCACCATGCCGTACTGGGACGAGCGCTTCGCGGCCATGAGCAAGCAGTATCCGCAAGTCCGCACCGCCCAGTACCACATCGACGGCCTCACCATTCAGATGGTGCTCAACCCGCAGCGCTTCGACGTCATCGTCGCCTCGAACCTCTTCGGCGATATCCTGTCCGACCTCGGTCCGGCCACCGCCGGCACCATCGGCATCGCGCCGTCGGGCAATATCAATCCAGAGCGCGCCTTCCCCTCGCTCTTCGAGCCCGTGCACGGCTCGGCCCCGGACATCTATGGCCGGGCCATCGCCAACCCCATCGGGCAAATCTGGTCAGGCGCGATGATGCTCGAGCATCTCGGGGAGCCCGCGGCGGGCGCGGCCATCGTGAAGGCCATCGAGCACGTGCTCGAGTCCGGCTCCGACGCGCCTCGCACCCCCGACATCGGCGGGGCGGCCAGCACCTCCGATCTCGGCAAGGCCGTCGCCGACGCCGTCTAG
- a CDS encoding lipopolysaccharide assembly protein LapA domain-containing protein → MLFVYLLVAILGVGAALFTLQNSDMVAVNFLGWRTVELPMSLVILLSAFVGIVVASISAFAQQIQLERRIRKLQRRLAELSPERSSPYVVRPVGQPRFLRSAAPPPTPSRGDYSGNAIEFLKQEHQRAKAAFDKVLRASPQQRGGLWQELAPELKLHEEIEDACLYEPLSRDAALSDRELAGWRKRHQEEALEVGNLLEVIRYLRSEEAAWLGKVKEVHMSLERHIREEEGTIFPRISKACDENRLERAGAQMADMKSKHMGRVA, encoded by the coding sequence ATGCTCTTCGTATACCTCCTGGTCGCGATTCTCGGCGTGGGAGCGGCCCTGTTCACCCTGCAGAACTCTGACATGGTGGCGGTGAACTTCCTCGGCTGGCGCACGGTGGAACTGCCCATGTCGCTGGTCATCCTGCTCTCGGCCTTCGTGGGCATTGTCGTGGCCTCGATCAGTGCCTTCGCCCAGCAGATCCAGCTCGAACGGAGAATCCGGAAGCTTCAGCGCCGCCTGGCCGAGCTCTCTCCGGAAAGGTCATCTCCATATGTGGTTCGTCCCGTCGGCCAGCCCCGCTTCTTGCGGTCCGCGGCACCACCACCGACGCCCAGCAGAGGAGACTATTCCGGGAATGCCATCGAGTTCTTGAAGCAGGAGCATCAGAGGGCCAAGGCCGCGTTCGACAAGGTCCTGCGGGCCTCGCCGCAGCAGCGCGGCGGCCTGTGGCAGGAGCTGGCGCCCGAGCTCAAGCTCCACGAGGAGATCGAGGATGCCTGCCTGTACGAGCCGCTCTCGCGCGATGCGGCCCTGAGCGACCGTGAGCTCGCGGGCTGGAGAAAGCGTCACCAGGAGGAAGCGCTAGAGGTCGGCAACCTGCTCGAGGTCATCCGGTACCTCCGTTCGGAGGAGGCGGCATGGTTGGGCAAGGTGAAAGAGGTGCACATGAGCCTCGAGCGTCACATCCGGGAAGAAGAGGGGACCATCTTTCCGCGGATCAGCAAGGCGTGTGACGAGAATCGCCTCGAGCGCGCCGGCGCCCAGATGGCCGACATGAAGTCGAAGCATATGGGGCGGGTGGCCTAG